Part of the Nothobranchius furzeri strain GRZ-AD chromosome 2, NfurGRZ-RIMD1, whole genome shotgun sequence genome, GGACATTATAAATACTAGAGCGAGCTCTCGCCATGTTATCGAGGAAACGCGTCGGATGAGAGTGTCGTTCTACTAGGAGGTGAACGTGAAACGCGGCGCTTTTAGAACAGTAACATCTCTTAAACCTCGATCATCCCGTTCATTCAGTCTTGATTTACGCTGCTGCCGGTCGGCACAGCAGCTTGTCCGAACGATTTTCCGTCATCAAGTGACAGGCCGAAGCGGCTGCCATGGATTTTTAAGGCATGATGCGGCACCTCTAATGCAGTGGCAATGCATAGTGCAAGGCAAACCCCCCTGCGAAATACCGTCTTCGCAACTGCCAAGCAGTTGGGCTCAAGTACCGTTCGCGGTATCCCTGCGAGCCAACCGGTACCGCTTCTCCTTGACCGGAGGAAGGTAACTAGCTAGCCGTTTTAACTAGCAACAACGACAGTGTTTTTGATCCATCGACTCATCTGAACGTCAAAATGAAACCTCAAGACATAATCAGTGGGAAGAGCAGCCTGTGGATCTTCGGGTACGGGTCTCTGGTGTGGAAGCCAGACTTCAAGTACAAGAGGAGCGAGGTCGGTCACATTAAAGGCTACAAGAGGCGCTTCTGGCACGGAGACAACTTCCACAGAGGAAGTGATGAGTTGGTGAGTTTTTCCGAGTCTAAATAATGACATGTTTTTTACGCTTTGGCTCAGATTAGATGTTTAACTGTATGTGtcctgttttccttttttttttttttttcttagccCGGAAGAGTGGTGACGCTGATTGAAGATGATGACGTAAGTGGAAGTATTTTTCCTACTGGTTAGATACCGGAAATGGTTTCCAAGTCGGGAGTCGTTTTAAACGAGGCATTCTTGTTTCCCCTCCAGGCAGCAACTTGGGGTGTGGCGTTTGAGGTGTCTGGCTCACAGGTGGAGGAGTCCCTCAAGTACCTCAACGTCCGTGAGACGGTCTGCGGTGGCTACGTCACAAAGATGGTGGATTTCTTCCCCGATGGGGAGAACGAGCCGCCAGTTTCCGCCTTGGTGTACATCGCCACTTCAGACAACACCCTATACCTGGGACCAGCCAGTCCAGAGGAGATTGGCGCCCAGATTGCAATGTGCAGAGGGAAAACTGGTCACAACCTGGAGTACCTGGTTCGGCTGGCAGAGTTCATGAGGAACAGCTGCCCACATGTGGAAGACCGTCACCTTTTCTCCATCGAGGCAGCAGCGCTAACTGTGGTGTCTTATCTGTTGGCAGCTCAGTAGCTCGTACCCTTCGTTTCACTTGCTAAGAGGCTCTTTCTGTAATACACCTGTTTGTGTGTTGTGCAGGTTCACACAGCCATCCAAGAGTGAAAGGGGAGCGTGTTAAACATGTCTGTACACTACCGTGAAACTTGCAGTCACCAACTGTAAACTTGGTGCGTTTTGGCTTTAGGTTTGTTCCATCAAATTTGATGCCGTCCACTTAACCGACTACATGTTTGTGAAACCACTGTACCGGATGGCCGCTGTAACAAAAGTCCAACAATAAAGCTGAAAAGACAAGTCGATGTGTTTTTGTCACATGAATTAACAGATAAAGGCTGTAATTGATACAAATTTGGGGTTAAAGTTTTAACAAATTGCATTTCCATGTAAAACAAGTGCCTGGTGGGTCCAAACAAGCTCGCATAACCTGTAACCTCCTGACCTCAGCCAAATCTGGAAACGCCCCTTTTACAGTGCCTTTTCCAGGTTTGACTCGGTGAATTGTGCTTTGAGCCAGTAATCAAAGTGCttggggggtggggttatttttgGATTTGGACCAGTCAACTCCCCAATCCACTGGAGCACTCTGTTCCTTGGCTATAGGTCAAGTCTGAAGTACACATAACTTGGCTGGGAATAAACACTTAAGTCCTGTTTACAGACTGTTTGGAGATCCAGGAGTCTGCTGAAGACATTCCGTGTTTATTTACCGACTGGTTCAGGTGAATTTACCTTCGAAATCCATTAAATTCAAATTTTATTGCCTAGGATGTTAATCAGGTGCCAGGGTAAACACATTCCAGTACAGCAGAATCAGTTTAGTGCAGTACGATACACAACCTTTCCTGGAAAAGCCCAGCGTGCTGAAAGTGGTTCCAATAAAAACCAACTAGAACAAGTTCAGAGGGGACGTTGCTTCTGGAAAGCCCGCTGTTCCATTTTCCCAAATGTAACTAAAACTAAATCTGACATTTTTTTATCAGCTGGAAGATGAATACTGTTAGTGGTGGTGCAGAGAGAGGGAGGGGGGGATTtgaaagaaatgttttgttctgTGGGTACATGCCACctttttgtttttcaaaataaaacac contains:
- the chac1 gene encoding glutathione-specific gamma-glutamylcyclotransferase 1; translated protein: MKPQDIISGKSSLWIFGYGSLVWKPDFKYKRSEVGHIKGYKRRFWHGDNFHRGSDELPGRVVTLIEDDDAATWGVAFEVSGSQVEESLKYLNVRETVCGGYVTKMVDFFPDGENEPPVSALVYIATSDNTLYLGPASPEEIGAQIAMCRGKTGHNLEYLVRLAEFMRNSCPHVEDRHLFSIEAAALTVVSYLLAAQ